One window from the genome of Bdellovibrio sp. NC01 encodes:
- the uvrC gene encoding excinuclease ABC subunit UvrC — MASSRFEEIRDKVKEFPLLPGVYLMKGAGDKIIYVGKAKALRNRVRSYFIDSKDHSPKTRLLVQNILEVEYILTKTEVEAFLLEASLIKKHRPKYNIRLRDDKAYPYIRFSWSEEFPRLYLARKVKKDGSLYFGPYTSGFAVQGTIRFLNRTFKIRDCTDVMFKTRTRPCMTYQIGRCTAPCVKYVGQEEYKQEVEGAKLFLKGQNKKVIKTMKEKMMAAADEEKFEVAARLRDSIESIKAILQKQSVINDTTEKDQDAVGFYGDERGCLIETVHVRAGRVIGTRPHFLPHFDPNDPAEDHREWLVDFMNQYYDDNFIPDEVLLPLDIGSDLSKLMEEVLKERSDHKVTVRFATDERGRNLVDMANENAKAHLLKHVSKSEEKLRGLEEIKEKLGLPDMPRRIECYDISTFQGAETVASQVVFEEGVPAKEHYRRYKIKTVEGINDFASMYEVLSRRFKHTEYEDPNLIVIDGGKGQLSQAIKILEEIGRKDIPVVGLAKARTESDFQKQEVESTEERFFLPGRQNPVVFKNNSEAFYILTGIRDEAHRFAITYHRKLRENTSIESELDYVVGLGEKRKKTLLTQYNSIDEIRMAEPGDIAKLKGFNRVLAERIILQLNDSEEEEIEAE, encoded by the coding sequence ATGGCCTCAAGTAGGTTCGAGGAAATTCGCGATAAGGTAAAAGAGTTTCCTCTTTTACCCGGCGTCTACTTGATGAAAGGCGCTGGCGATAAAATTATTTATGTTGGTAAAGCGAAAGCGCTTCGTAACCGCGTGCGCAGTTATTTTATTGACAGTAAAGACCATTCGCCAAAAACTCGTCTGCTTGTTCAGAATATTCTTGAAGTTGAATATATTCTTACGAAAACCGAAGTCGAAGCGTTCCTGCTTGAAGCTTCGTTGATTAAAAAACACCGTCCCAAATACAACATTCGCCTGCGTGATGATAAAGCTTATCCGTACATTCGTTTTAGCTGGTCGGAAGAATTTCCGCGTTTGTATTTGGCGCGTAAGGTGAAAAAAGACGGTTCGTTGTATTTCGGTCCGTACACTTCGGGTTTTGCCGTGCAAGGCACGATTCGTTTTTTAAATCGTACCTTTAAGATTCGTGATTGTACTGATGTCATGTTTAAGACGCGTACTCGTCCTTGTATGACTTATCAAATTGGTCGTTGTACGGCACCGTGTGTGAAGTATGTCGGGCAAGAAGAGTACAAACAGGAAGTTGAAGGCGCGAAGCTCTTCCTTAAAGGGCAGAACAAAAAAGTCATCAAAACGATGAAAGAAAAGATGATGGCGGCGGCTGACGAAGAAAAATTCGAAGTGGCGGCCCGTCTACGTGATTCGATTGAATCTATCAAAGCTATTTTACAAAAGCAGTCGGTGATTAACGATACGACTGAAAAAGACCAAGATGCTGTCGGCTTCTATGGTGATGAACGTGGTTGTCTGATTGAAACTGTTCACGTTCGCGCGGGAAGAGTGATCGGTACAAGACCGCATTTCTTACCGCACTTTGATCCCAACGACCCGGCTGAAGATCACCGCGAGTGGCTGGTCGATTTCATGAATCAATACTATGACGATAACTTCATTCCAGATGAAGTGCTTTTGCCTTTGGATATTGGTTCCGATTTAAGCAAGTTGATGGAAGAAGTTCTTAAAGAACGTTCTGACCATAAAGTAACGGTGCGCTTTGCAACGGATGAGCGTGGTCGTAACTTAGTTGATATGGCTAACGAAAATGCCAAGGCTCATTTGTTAAAACATGTTTCTAAATCGGAAGAAAAACTTCGTGGTTTGGAAGAGATCAAAGAAAAATTAGGTCTGCCAGATATGCCTCGCCGTATCGAATGTTACGATATTTCGACGTTCCAAGGTGCGGAAACGGTGGCTTCACAAGTTGTCTTTGAAGAAGGTGTTCCTGCGAAGGAGCACTACCGCCGTTATAAAATTAAAACGGTTGAAGGTATCAATGACTTCGCGTCCATGTACGAAGTTCTATCTCGTCGCTTCAAACATACTGAATACGAGGATCCAAATTTGATCGTGATCGACGGTGGTAAAGGGCAGTTGTCTCAAGCCATCAAAATTTTGGAAGAGATCGGGCGAAAAGACATCCCAGTTGTCGGCTTAGCGAAAGCTCGTACTGAAAGCGATTTCCAAAAGCAGGAAGTCGAGTCGACAGAAGAGCGCTTCTTCCTTCCGGGGCGTCAAAACCCTGTGGTGTTTAAAAATAACTCCGAGGCGTTCTATATCCTGACGGGTATTCGTGACGAAGCCCATCGTTTCGCGATCACTTATCATCGTAAGCTGCGTGAAAACACGTCGATTGAAAGTGAATTGGATTACGTTGTCGGCCTGGGTGAAAAAAGAAAGAAAACTCTTTTGACTCAGTACAACTCTATTGATGAAATCAGAATGGCCGAGCCAGGAGATATCGCCAAGCTGAAAGGATTCAATCGAGTTCTTGCAGAACGTATCATCCTGCAATTGAACGATTCTGAAGAAGAAGAGATAGAAGCAGAATGA
- the uvrB gene encoding excinuclease ABC subunit UvrB, with protein MANTYKKNFQLVSEFKPSGDQPKAIEQMVQNFEAGLKHQTLLGVTGSGKTFSMAHTIAQMNQPALILAPNKTLAAQLYAEFKELFPKNAVEYFVSYYDYYQPEAYIPSTDTYIEKDSAINEQIDRMRHSATRSLFDRRDVIIVSSVSCIYGLGSPEAYEGMMIQIVSNTEMKRDHLLRELIRVQYQRNNVDFSRGTVRVRGDNVEIFPPYEEERAVRVEFFGDFVERLSWIDPLTGQVLEEIDQVGIYPGSHYATGDDNIKRAIKSIQDELQVTLKDLNTNLKFLEAQRLEQRTYYDIEMMEQMGFCQGIENYSRHLTGRGPGEPPPTLLEYFPKDFITFIDESHVTVPQIGGMYRGDRARKMNLVTHGFRLPSALDNRPLNFQEFEKMMDKVVYVSATPGNYELQKSEGIIVEQIIRPTGLIDPIVEIRPVKHQVDDLLKEIRERIKLKERVLITTLTKRSAEDLTEYYENLGIKVKYLHSDIDTLERTEILRDLRLGVFDVLVGINLLREGLDIPEVSLVGITDADKEGFLRSERSLIQTIGRAARNLNGRVILYADVVTESIAKAMGETDRRRRIQQEYNEAHGITPQSIKKKIRDGLGEAFDGSLAANPLQGENRETAVFNKFSKAPDKLQEEIAKLRKRMKELSADLEFEEAAKVRDEIKRLQIVELNIRNGEVEADSAEVNKDGLK; from the coding sequence ATGGCCAATACTTACAAAAAGAACTTCCAACTGGTGTCTGAATTCAAACCATCTGGCGATCAGCCAAAAGCGATCGAGCAGATGGTGCAAAACTTTGAAGCAGGATTAAAACATCAAACACTTCTTGGTGTGACTGGTTCAGGAAAAACATTTTCAATGGCGCATACAATTGCGCAAATGAATCAACCCGCGTTGATTCTGGCGCCGAATAAAACTTTGGCGGCGCAGCTGTATGCAGAGTTCAAAGAGTTGTTTCCAAAAAATGCAGTAGAGTATTTCGTCAGTTATTACGACTATTATCAGCCGGAAGCTTATATTCCTTCGACGGATACTTATATTGAAAAAGACTCTGCGATTAACGAACAGATTGATCGCATGCGCCACTCGGCGACGCGTTCATTGTTTGATCGTCGTGATGTTATTATCGTCAGTTCCGTATCGTGCATTTACGGTTTGGGTTCACCAGAAGCCTACGAAGGCATGATGATTCAGATCGTGTCGAATACGGAAATGAAGCGCGATCATTTGTTGCGTGAGCTTATCCGTGTTCAATATCAACGTAATAACGTTGATTTTTCACGCGGTACTGTTCGCGTGCGTGGTGATAATGTCGAAATTTTTCCACCGTATGAAGAAGAGCGCGCCGTGCGTGTTGAATTCTTCGGGGACTTCGTCGAACGCTTGTCGTGGATCGATCCATTAACTGGACAAGTTTTGGAAGAGATTGATCAAGTCGGTATTTATCCTGGAAGTCACTATGCGACCGGGGATGATAATATCAAGCGTGCGATCAAATCAATTCAAGATGAATTGCAAGTGACGCTGAAAGATTTGAATACAAATTTAAAATTTCTCGAGGCTCAGCGTCTTGAACAAAGAACTTATTATGACATCGAGATGATGGAGCAAATGGGATTCTGTCAGGGGATTGAAAATTACTCTCGTCATTTGACGGGACGTGGACCTGGAGAGCCACCTCCGACATTGCTTGAATACTTCCCTAAAGATTTCATCACGTTTATTGATGAGTCGCATGTGACCGTGCCACAAATCGGCGGTATGTATCGTGGAGACCGTGCGCGCAAAATGAACTTGGTCACTCATGGGTTCCGTTTGCCTTCCGCATTGGACAATCGACCACTTAATTTCCAAGAGTTCGAAAAGATGATGGACAAAGTGGTCTATGTGTCGGCGACTCCGGGAAATTATGAATTGCAAAAATCAGAAGGTATCATCGTTGAACAAATCATTCGTCCAACGGGTTTGATTGATCCGATTGTTGAAATTCGTCCTGTAAAACATCAGGTCGACGATTTGTTAAAAGAGATCCGCGAACGCATCAAATTGAAAGAGCGTGTCTTGATTACGACTTTGACGAAACGATCAGCGGAAGATTTGACTGAGTACTATGAAAATCTAGGTATCAAAGTCAAATACCTGCATAGCGATATCGATACATTGGAACGTACAGAAATTCTGCGTGATTTGCGTCTTGGTGTTTTTGATGTTCTGGTAGGTATCAACTTGCTGCGTGAAGGTTTGGATATTCCAGAGGTCAGCCTTGTGGGGATCACCGACGCCGATAAAGAAGGCTTCTTGCGTTCGGAAAGATCACTGATTCAAACGATCGGGCGTGCCGCTCGTAACTTGAATGGTCGTGTGATTTTGTATGCCGATGTCGTGACAGAAAGTATTGCGAAAGCCATGGGTGAAACAGATCGTCGTCGTCGTATTCAGCAAGAATACAATGAGGCCCACGGTATCACTCCGCAATCTATTAAGAAAAAAATCAGAGATGGCTTGGGCGAGGCGTTCGACGGATCGTTGGCGGCTAATCCATTGCAAGGTGAAAACAGAGAAACCGCAGTCTTTAATAAATTCTCGAAAGCTCCAGATAAGCTGCAAGAGGAAATTGCAAAACTTCGTAAACGCATGAAAGAATTGTCGGCAGACCTTGAATTCGAAGAAGCGGCGAAAGTGCGCGACGAAATCAAACGTTTGCAAATTGTTGAGCTGAATATTCGTAACGGCGAAGTAGAAGCCGATAGTGCAGAGGTAAACAAGGATGGCCTCAAGTAG